One genomic region from Campylobacter concisus encodes:
- a CDS encoding cell surface protein → MITSINGLSNTPIQDNTIQKENVAKEGKQDKSVIEEKFDYSKYMFRPWTDNVKEFIDIDQSKEGWITDTINRIDNMLSDYPMKERRALASKYPPETMEEFRVGELQSYMDWLLTNSVDGKPTMLGKLIGIGTKEEEDELDAFMETMSSLYPNNNDESLSLLNRTDLSIDEFKTLFAKAREKATKDVAEQRKQIIKEEQEYNANFAKEQAEKKFKPMQVKKKYETYDINKDQKFLYARELLNFKEKRGIDVLELMQKIDKKQILNKMA, encoded by the coding sequence ATGATAACTAGCATAAACGGACTTAGCAACACACCAATACAAGATAACACTATCCAAAAAGAAAATGTAGCCAAAGAAGGCAAGCAAGACAAAAGCGTCATCGAAGAAAAATTTGATTACTCAAAGTATATGTTTAGACCCTGGACTGATAATGTAAAAGAATTTATTGATATAGACCAAAGTAAAGAGGGCTGGATAACAGATACTATAAATCGAATAGATAATATGCTGTCTGATTACCCCATGAAAGAAAGAAGAGCTTTAGCATCAAAATACCCTCCAGAAACTATGGAAGAATTTAGAGTTGGAGAGTTACAAAGCTATATGGATTGGCTACTTACCAACTCTGTTGATGGCAAGCCAACCATGTTAGGAAAATTAATAGGTATCGGCACAAAAGAAGAAGAAGATGAACTAGATGCTTTTATGGAAACTATGTCGTCTCTTTATCCAAATAATAATGACGAGTCGCTTAGTCTTTTAAATAGAACCGATCTAAGCATAGATGAATTTAAGACTTTATTTGCCAAAGCAAGAGAGAAAGCAACAAAGGATGTTGCAGAACAAAGAAAGCAGATAATCAAAGAAGAGCAAGAATATAATGCAAATTTTGCCAAAGAGCAGGCTGAGAAGAAATTTAAACCTATGCAGGTTAAAAAGAAGTATGAGACCTATGATATAAACAAGGATCAAAAATTTCTCTATGCAAGAGAGCTTTTAAATTTCAAAGAAAAAAGAGGCATAGACGTCTTAGAGCTTATGCAAAAGATAGATAAGAAGCAAATTTTAAATAAGATGGCTTGA
- a CDS encoding Cj0814 family flagellar-dependent secreted protein: MNDISILSTNANSYTKQQHKQGRSANFSDIFNQKTKEKISKPNQEPAKFTYTTSSQNSLISLNFSDLQAYGYTVDKAGFMGADFNKAAGLPQDFKIHKSTLDELSRFAERNHVLNRIKSKDEQIKIFDNIDMADTIKHYYRLFDQMTSSTLGDDKKSYTLADIGKLPKGYSTKGTHYDAKGHLLKDLSSSTISNIYSSSDELNSAKTLSKELSSAGVRLIVKEVDFTMSEAGDEFSFNPDISFYKSDEGYSKEALFMGFLRSSRPLPSDSAKTKLSSAALNDISSTGEHKEYFVDFEKVGKDNESIKALIKERLKELTLLMYVRSKNINAESVASNEYEKFKPTSEDLNSLANSWSERISSISKSFV, encoded by the coding sequence ATGAATGATATTAGCATCTTAAGCACAAATGCAAATTCATACACCAAGCAACAACACAAACAAGGCAGGTCTGCAAATTTTAGTGATATTTTTAACCAAAAAACCAAAGAAAAGATTAGCAAGCCAAACCAAGAACCAGCTAAATTTACTTATACCACTTCTTCACAAAATAGCCTCATCTCTTTGAATTTCAGTGATCTTCAAGCTTATGGCTACACAGTGGATAAAGCTGGCTTTATGGGAGCTGATTTTAACAAAGCTGCAGGTCTGCCACAGGACTTTAAAATCCATAAAAGCACGCTTGATGAGCTTAGTAGATTTGCCGAGCGCAACCATGTGCTAAACCGCATCAAGAGCAAAGACGAGCAGATAAAGATCTTTGATAACATCGATATGGCCGACACTATAAAGCACTACTACAGACTATTTGACCAAATGACGTCTAGCACTTTAGGCGATGATAAAAAGAGCTACACCCTTGCAGATATAGGCAAACTACCAAAAGGCTACAGCACAAAAGGCACTCACTATGATGCCAAAGGACATTTGCTAAAAGATCTATCAAGCTCTACCATCTCAAACATCTACTCTAGCTCCGATGAGCTAAATAGCGCCAAAACTCTTAGCAAAGAGCTATCAAGTGCAGGCGTTAGGCTCATAGTAAAAGAGGTTGATTTTACGATGAGCGAAGCAGGTGATGAGTTTAGCTTTAACCCTGATATTTCTTTTTATAAATCAGATGAAGGCTATAGTAAAGAGGCTCTTTTTATGGGATTTTTACGTAGTTCTAGACCGCTACCAAGTGATAGTGCAAAGACTAAGCTTAGTAGCGCTGCACTAAATGATATATCAAGTACTGGAGAGCATAAAGAGTACTTTGTGGATTTTGAAAAAGTAGGCAAGGATAACGAGAGCATAAAAGCACTCATAAAAGAAAGACTTAAAGAGCTAACCCTTTTAATGTATGTAAGATCAAAGAACATTAACGCAGAAAGTGTTGCCTCAAACGAATATGAGAAATTTAAGCCAACTAGCGAGGATTTAAATTCTCTAGCAAATTCTTGGAGTGAGAGGATAAGTTCTATTAGTAAGAGTTTTGTGTAG